One segment of Hippopotamus amphibius kiboko isolate mHipAmp2 chromosome 2, mHipAmp2.hap2, whole genome shotgun sequence DNA contains the following:
- the KIF23 gene encoding kinesin-like protein KIF23 isoform X5 gives MKPARTKTPRKPPVKKGSQTCLKDPVGVYCRVRPLGLPEQECCIEVINNTTVQLHTPEGYRLNRNGDYKETQYSFKQVFGTHTTQKELFDVVASPLVDDLIHGKNGLLFTYGVTGSGKTHTMTGSPGEGGLLPRCLDMIFNSIGSFQAKRYVFKSNDRNSMDIQCEVDALLERQKREATPNPKTPSSKRQVDPEFADMINVQEFCKAEEVDEDSVYGVFVSYIEIYNNYIYDLLEEVPFDPIKPKWNSCSTPMRNTDFVPPQSKLLREDKNHNMYVAGCTEVEVKSTEEAFEVFWRGQKKRRIANTHLNRESSRSHSVFNIKLVQAPLDADGDNVLQEKEQITISQLSLVDLAGSERTNRTKAEGNRLREAGNINQSLMTLRTCMEVLRENQTYGTNKMVPYRDSKLTHLFKNYFDGEGKVRLIVCVNPKAEDYEESLQVMRFAEVTQEVEVARPTDKAICGLTPGRRYRNQARGGPVGDEPVVSEVVLQSFPPLPSCEILDVHDEQTLPRLIEALEKRHRLRQMMTDEFNKQCITFKALLQEFDNTVLNKENYIQGKLNEKDKVISGQKLELERLEKKNKTLEYKVEILEKTTTIYEEDKRNLQQELETQNQKLQRQFSDKRRLEARLQGMVTETTMKWEKECERRVAAKQLEMQNKLWVKDEKLKQLKAIVTEPKTEKPERPSRERDREKVTQRSVSPSPVPLSSNYIAQIPNGQQLMSQPQLHRRSNSCSSISVASCISEWEQKIPSYNTPVNVTSIARRRQQEPGQSKTCIVSDRRRGMYWTEGREVVPSFRNEIEIEEDHCSRGDVYKTRGGGQSVQFTEIETLKQESPTGRKRRSSTIAPTQPDGTESEWTDVETRCSVAVEMRAGSQLGPGYQHHAQPKRKKP, from the exons ATGAAGCCAGC GAGGACTAAGACACCCCGGAAACCACCAGTGAAAAAAGGATCCCAAACGTGTCTTAAAGACCCAGTTGGG GTGTACTGTCGGGTACGCCCACTGGGCCTCCCTGAGCAAGAGTGTTGCATAGAAGTGATCAATAATACAACAGTTCAGCTTCATACTCCTGAGGGTTACAGACTCAACCGAAATGGAGACTACAAGGAG ACTCAGTATTCATTTAAACAAGTATTTGGCACTCATACTACCCAAAAGGAGCTCTTTGATGTTGTGGCCAGTCCCTTGGTAGATGACCTCATTCATGGCAAAAATG GTCTCCTTTTTACATACGGTGTGACGGGAAGTGGAAAAACTCACACTATGACTGGTTCTCCAGGGGAAGGAGGACTGCTTCCTCGCTGTTTGGACATGATCTTTAACAGTATAGGGTCATTTCAAGCTAAACGATAT GTTTTTAAATCTAATGATAGGAATAGTATGGATATACAGTGTGAAGTTGATGCTTTATTAGAACGGCagaaaagagaagccacaccCAATCCAAAGACCCCCTCTAGCAA acgACAAGTAGATCCAGAGTTTGCAGATATGATAAATGTACAAGAATTTTGCAAAGCAGAAGAGGTTGATGAAGATAGTGTCTATGGTGTATTTGTTtcttatattgaaatatataataattacatatatGATCTGTTGGAAGAGGTGCCGTTTGATCCCATAAAGCCTAA GTGGAACAGTTGCAGCACGCCCATGAGGAACACAGATTTTGT acCTCCACAATCTAAATTGCTTCGTGAAGATAAGAACCATAACATGTACGTTGCAGGATGTACAGAAGTAGAGGTGAAATCTACTGAGGAGGCTTTTGAAGTTTTCTGGAGAG GCCAGAAAAAGCGACGAATTGCTAACACACATTTGAATCGTGAGTCCAGCCGTTCCCATAGTGTGTTCAACATTAAATTAGTTCAGGCTCCCTTGGATGCAGATGGAGACAATGTCTTACAG gaaaaagaacaaatcacTATTAGCCAGCTGTCCTTGGTAGATCTTGCTGGAAGTGAAAGAACTAACCGGACAAAAGCTGAAGGGAACAGATTACGTGAAGCTG GTAACATTAATCAGTCACTAATGACGCTAAGAACGTGTATGGAGGTCCTGAGAGAGAACCAAACGTATGGAACGAACAAG ATGGTTCCATATCGAGATTCAAAGTTAACCCATCTGTTCAAGAACTACTTTGACGGGGAAGGGAAAGTGCGCCTGATCGTGTGTGTGAATCCAAAAGCTGAAGATTATGAAGAAAGCTTG CAAGTCATGAGATTTGCAGAAGTGACCCAAGAAGTTGAAGTAGCAAGACCAACAGACAAGGCAATATGTGGTTTAACGCCGGGAAGGCGATACAGAAACCAGGCCCGGGGAGGTCCTGTTGGAGATG AACCGGTGGTCTCAGAAGTGGTTTTACAGAGTTTTCCACCTTTGCCATCCTGTGAAATTTTGGATGTCCACGATGAGCAGACTCTTCCCAGGCTGATTGAAGCATTAGAGAAACGACATCGCCTACGACAGATGATGACTGATGAGTTCAACAAACAGT GTATTACTTTTAAAGCTTTGTTACAAGAATTTGACAATactgttttaaataaagaaaactacattcaaggaaaattaaatgaaaaagacaagGTGATCTCAGGACAGAAATTGGAACTAGAACGgctggagaagaaaaacaaaactttagaaTATAAG GTTGAGATTTTAGAGAAAACGACAACTATCTATGAGGAAGATAAGCGCAATCTGCAACAGGAGCTTGAAACCCAGAATCAGAAACTTCAACGACAGTTTTCTGACAAACGCAGACTAGAAGCAAGGCTGCAAGGCATGGTGACAGAAACCACCATGAAGTGGGAGAAAGAATGC GAGCGTCGAGTGGCAGCCAAACAGCTGGAGATGCAAAATAAGCTCTGGGTgaaagatgaaaaactgaaacagCTAAAGGCTATTGTTACCGAACCCAAAACTGAAAAGCCAGAGAGACCCTCTCGGGAGCGGGATCGAGAAAAAGTTACTCAAAGATCTGTTTCTCCATCACCAGTACCG cTTTCTAGTAACTATATTGCTCAGATTCCCAACGGCCAGCAACTCATGAGCCAGCCACAGCTACATAGGCGCTCTAACTCTTGCAGCAGCATTTCTGTAGCTTCCTGTATTTCGGAATGGGAGCAGAAAATTCCTTCGTACAACACACCTGTCAATGTCACATCTATTGCAAGGCGTAGGCAGCAGGAGCCAGGACAAAGTAAAACTTGTATCGTGTCAGACAGAAGGCGAGGGATGTACTGGACTGAAGGCAGGGAGGTGGTTCCTTCATTCAGAAATGAGATAGAAATAGAAGAGGATCACTGCAGCAGG GGTGATGTTTATAAAACAAGGGGTGGTGGACAATCCGTCCAGTTTACTGAAATTGAGACTTTAAAACAAGAATCACCAACTGG tCGAAAACGAAGATCTTCCACAATAGCACCTACCCAACCAGATGGAACAGAGTCTGAATGGACCGATGTAGAAACAAGG TGTTC
- the KIF23 gene encoding kinesin-like protein KIF23 isoform X8: MTGSPGEGGLLPRCLDMIFNSIGSFQAKRYVFKSNDRNSMDIQCEVDALLERQKREATPNPKTPSSKRQVDPEFADMINVQEFCKAEEVDEDSVYGVFVSYIEIYNNYIYDLLEEVPFDPIKPKWNSCSTPMRNTDFVPPQSKLLREDKNHNMYVAGCTEVEVKSTEEAFEVFWRGQKKRRIANTHLNRESSRSHSVFNIKLVQAPLDADGDNVLQEKEQITISQLSLVDLAGSERTNRTKAEGNRLREAGNINQSLMTLRTCMEVLRENQTYGTNKMVPYRDSKLTHLFKNYFDGEGKVRLIVCVNPKAEDYEESLQVMRFAEVTQEVEVARPTDKAICGLTPGRRYRNQARGGPVGDEPVVSEVVLQSFPPLPSCEILDVHDEQTLPRLIEALEKRHRLRQMMTDEFNKQCITFKALLQEFDNTVLNKENYIQGKLNEKDKVISGQKLELERLEKKNKTLEYKVEILEKTTTIYEEDKRNLQQELETQNQKLQRQFSDKRRLEARLQGMVTETTMKWEKECERRVAAKQLEMQNKLWVKDEKLKQLKAIVTEPKTEKPERPSRERDREKVTQRSVSPSPVPLSSNYIAQIPNGQQLMSQPQLHRRSNSCSSISVASCISEWEQKIPSYNTPVNVTSIARRRQQEPGQSKTCIVSDRRRGMYWTEGREVVPSFRNEIEIEEDHCSRFCKQKDVCKVTKKLCSNAPPIRLRHRRSRSAGDRWVDHKPASNLQTETVMQPHVPNAITVSVANEKALAKCEKYMLTHQELASDGEIETKLIKGDVYKTRGGGQSVQFTEIETLKQESPTGRKRRSSTIAPTQPDGTESEWTDVETRCSVAVEMRAGSQLGPGYQHHAQPKRKKP; the protein is encoded by the exons ATGACTGGTTCTCCAGGGGAAGGAGGACTGCTTCCTCGCTGTTTGGACATGATCTTTAACAGTATAGGGTCATTTCAAGCTAAACGATAT GTTTTTAAATCTAATGATAGGAATAGTATGGATATACAGTGTGAAGTTGATGCTTTATTAGAACGGCagaaaagagaagccacaccCAATCCAAAGACCCCCTCTAGCAA acgACAAGTAGATCCAGAGTTTGCAGATATGATAAATGTACAAGAATTTTGCAAAGCAGAAGAGGTTGATGAAGATAGTGTCTATGGTGTATTTGTTtcttatattgaaatatataataattacatatatGATCTGTTGGAAGAGGTGCCGTTTGATCCCATAAAGCCTAA GTGGAACAGTTGCAGCACGCCCATGAGGAACACAGATTTTGT acCTCCACAATCTAAATTGCTTCGTGAAGATAAGAACCATAACATGTACGTTGCAGGATGTACAGAAGTAGAGGTGAAATCTACTGAGGAGGCTTTTGAAGTTTTCTGGAGAG GCCAGAAAAAGCGACGAATTGCTAACACACATTTGAATCGTGAGTCCAGCCGTTCCCATAGTGTGTTCAACATTAAATTAGTTCAGGCTCCCTTGGATGCAGATGGAGACAATGTCTTACAG gaaaaagaacaaatcacTATTAGCCAGCTGTCCTTGGTAGATCTTGCTGGAAGTGAAAGAACTAACCGGACAAAAGCTGAAGGGAACAGATTACGTGAAGCTG GTAACATTAATCAGTCACTAATGACGCTAAGAACGTGTATGGAGGTCCTGAGAGAGAACCAAACGTATGGAACGAACAAG ATGGTTCCATATCGAGATTCAAAGTTAACCCATCTGTTCAAGAACTACTTTGACGGGGAAGGGAAAGTGCGCCTGATCGTGTGTGTGAATCCAAAAGCTGAAGATTATGAAGAAAGCTTG CAAGTCATGAGATTTGCAGAAGTGACCCAAGAAGTTGAAGTAGCAAGACCAACAGACAAGGCAATATGTGGTTTAACGCCGGGAAGGCGATACAGAAACCAGGCCCGGGGAGGTCCTGTTGGAGATG AACCGGTGGTCTCAGAAGTGGTTTTACAGAGTTTTCCACCTTTGCCATCCTGTGAAATTTTGGATGTCCACGATGAGCAGACTCTTCCCAGGCTGATTGAAGCATTAGAGAAACGACATCGCCTACGACAGATGATGACTGATGAGTTCAACAAACAGT GTATTACTTTTAAAGCTTTGTTACAAGAATTTGACAATactgttttaaataaagaaaactacattcaaggaaaattaaatgaaaaagacaagGTGATCTCAGGACAGAAATTGGAACTAGAACGgctggagaagaaaaacaaaactttagaaTATAAG GTTGAGATTTTAGAGAAAACGACAACTATCTATGAGGAAGATAAGCGCAATCTGCAACAGGAGCTTGAAACCCAGAATCAGAAACTTCAACGACAGTTTTCTGACAAACGCAGACTAGAAGCAAGGCTGCAAGGCATGGTGACAGAAACCACCATGAAGTGGGAGAAAGAATGC GAGCGTCGAGTGGCAGCCAAACAGCTGGAGATGCAAAATAAGCTCTGGGTgaaagatgaaaaactgaaacagCTAAAGGCTATTGTTACCGAACCCAAAACTGAAAAGCCAGAGAGACCCTCTCGGGAGCGGGATCGAGAAAAAGTTACTCAAAGATCTGTTTCTCCATCACCAGTACCG cTTTCTAGTAACTATATTGCTCAGATTCCCAACGGCCAGCAACTCATGAGCCAGCCACAGCTACATAGGCGCTCTAACTCTTGCAGCAGCATTTCTGTAGCTTCCTGTATTTCGGAATGGGAGCAGAAAATTCCTTCGTACAACACACCTGTCAATGTCACATCTATTGCAAGGCGTAGGCAGCAGGAGCCAGGACAAAGTAAAACTTGTATCGTGTCAGACAGAAGGCGAGGGATGTACTGGACTGAAGGCAGGGAGGTGGTTCCTTCATTCAGAAATGAGATAGAAATAGAAGAGGATCACTGCAGCAGG ttttgcaagCAGAAAGATGTTTGCAAAGTTACAAAGAAACTATGTtct AATGCGCCACCAATTCGTCTGCGACACAGACGATCACGCTCTGCGGGAGACAGATGGGTAGATCATAAGCCTGCCTCTAACCTGCAAACTGAAACAGTCATGCAGCCACATGTCCCTAATGCCATCACTGTATCTGTTGCAAATGAAAAGGCACTAGCTAAGTGTGAGAAGTACATGCTGACCCACCAGGAACTAGCCTCCGATGGGGAGATTGAAACTAAGCTAATTAAG GGTGATGTTTATAAAACAAGGGGTGGTGGACAATCCGTCCAGTTTACTGAAATTGAGACTTTAAAACAAGAATCACCAACTGG tCGAAAACGAAGATCTTCCACAATAGCACCTACCCAACCAGATGGAACAGAGTCTGAATGGACCGATGTAGAAACAAGG TGTTC
- the KIF23 gene encoding kinesin-like protein KIF23 isoform X2 encodes MKPARTKTPRKPPVKKGSQTCLKDPVGVYCRVRPLGLPEQECCIEVINNTTVQLHTPEGYRLNRNGDYKETQYSFKQVFGTHTTQKELFDVVASPLVDDLIHGKNGLLFTYGVTGSGKTHTMTGSPGEGGLLPRCLDMIFNSIGSFQAKRYVFKSNDRNSMDIQCEVDALLERQKREATPNPKTPSSKRQVDPEFADMINVQEFCKAEEVDEDSVYGVFVSYIEIYNNYIYDLLEEVPFDPIKPKPPQSKLLREDKNHNMYVAGCTEVEVKSTEEAFEVFWRGQKKRRIANTHLNRESSRSHSVFNIKLVQAPLDADGDNVLQEKEQITISQLSLVDLAGSERTNRTKAEGNRLREAGNINQSLMTLRTCMEVLRENQTYGTNKMVPYRDSKLTHLFKNYFDGEGKVRLIVCVNPKAEDYEESLQVMRFAEVTQEVEVARPTDKAICGLTPGRRYRNQARGGPVGDEPVVSEVVLQSFPPLPSCEILDVHDEQTLPRLIEALEKRHRLRQMMTDEFNKQCITFKALLQEFDNTVLNKENYIQGKLNEKDKVISGQKLELERLEKKNKTLEYKVEILEKTTTIYEEDKRNLQQELETQNQKLQRQFSDKRRLEARLQGMVTETTMKWEKECERRVAAKQLEMQNKLWVKDEKLKQLKAIVTEPKTEKPERPSRERDREKVTQRSVSPSPVPLSSNYIAQIPNGQQLMSQPQLHRRSNSCSSISVASCISEWEQKIPSYNTPVNVTSIARRRQQEPGQSKTCIVSDRRRGMYWTEGREVVPSFRNEIEIEEDHCSRFCKQKDVCKVTKKLCSNAPPIRLRHRRSRSAGDRWVDHKPASNLQTETVMQPHVPNAITVSVANEKALAKCEKYMLTHQELASDGEIETKLIKGDVYKTRGGGQSVQFTEIETLKQESPTGRKRRSSTIAPTQPDGTESEWTDVETRCSVAVEMRAGSQLGPGYQHHAQPKRKKP; translated from the exons ATGAAGCCAGC GAGGACTAAGACACCCCGGAAACCACCAGTGAAAAAAGGATCCCAAACGTGTCTTAAAGACCCAGTTGGG GTGTACTGTCGGGTACGCCCACTGGGCCTCCCTGAGCAAGAGTGTTGCATAGAAGTGATCAATAATACAACAGTTCAGCTTCATACTCCTGAGGGTTACAGACTCAACCGAAATGGAGACTACAAGGAG ACTCAGTATTCATTTAAACAAGTATTTGGCACTCATACTACCCAAAAGGAGCTCTTTGATGTTGTGGCCAGTCCCTTGGTAGATGACCTCATTCATGGCAAAAATG GTCTCCTTTTTACATACGGTGTGACGGGAAGTGGAAAAACTCACACTATGACTGGTTCTCCAGGGGAAGGAGGACTGCTTCCTCGCTGTTTGGACATGATCTTTAACAGTATAGGGTCATTTCAAGCTAAACGATAT GTTTTTAAATCTAATGATAGGAATAGTATGGATATACAGTGTGAAGTTGATGCTTTATTAGAACGGCagaaaagagaagccacaccCAATCCAAAGACCCCCTCTAGCAA acgACAAGTAGATCCAGAGTTTGCAGATATGATAAATGTACAAGAATTTTGCAAAGCAGAAGAGGTTGATGAAGATAGTGTCTATGGTGTATTTGTTtcttatattgaaatatataataattacatatatGATCTGTTGGAAGAGGTGCCGTTTGATCCCATAAAGCCTAA acCTCCACAATCTAAATTGCTTCGTGAAGATAAGAACCATAACATGTACGTTGCAGGATGTACAGAAGTAGAGGTGAAATCTACTGAGGAGGCTTTTGAAGTTTTCTGGAGAG GCCAGAAAAAGCGACGAATTGCTAACACACATTTGAATCGTGAGTCCAGCCGTTCCCATAGTGTGTTCAACATTAAATTAGTTCAGGCTCCCTTGGATGCAGATGGAGACAATGTCTTACAG gaaaaagaacaaatcacTATTAGCCAGCTGTCCTTGGTAGATCTTGCTGGAAGTGAAAGAACTAACCGGACAAAAGCTGAAGGGAACAGATTACGTGAAGCTG GTAACATTAATCAGTCACTAATGACGCTAAGAACGTGTATGGAGGTCCTGAGAGAGAACCAAACGTATGGAACGAACAAG ATGGTTCCATATCGAGATTCAAAGTTAACCCATCTGTTCAAGAACTACTTTGACGGGGAAGGGAAAGTGCGCCTGATCGTGTGTGTGAATCCAAAAGCTGAAGATTATGAAGAAAGCTTG CAAGTCATGAGATTTGCAGAAGTGACCCAAGAAGTTGAAGTAGCAAGACCAACAGACAAGGCAATATGTGGTTTAACGCCGGGAAGGCGATACAGAAACCAGGCCCGGGGAGGTCCTGTTGGAGATG AACCGGTGGTCTCAGAAGTGGTTTTACAGAGTTTTCCACCTTTGCCATCCTGTGAAATTTTGGATGTCCACGATGAGCAGACTCTTCCCAGGCTGATTGAAGCATTAGAGAAACGACATCGCCTACGACAGATGATGACTGATGAGTTCAACAAACAGT GTATTACTTTTAAAGCTTTGTTACAAGAATTTGACAATactgttttaaataaagaaaactacattcaaggaaaattaaatgaaaaagacaagGTGATCTCAGGACAGAAATTGGAACTAGAACGgctggagaagaaaaacaaaactttagaaTATAAG GTTGAGATTTTAGAGAAAACGACAACTATCTATGAGGAAGATAAGCGCAATCTGCAACAGGAGCTTGAAACCCAGAATCAGAAACTTCAACGACAGTTTTCTGACAAACGCAGACTAGAAGCAAGGCTGCAAGGCATGGTGACAGAAACCACCATGAAGTGGGAGAAAGAATGC GAGCGTCGAGTGGCAGCCAAACAGCTGGAGATGCAAAATAAGCTCTGGGTgaaagatgaaaaactgaaacagCTAAAGGCTATTGTTACCGAACCCAAAACTGAAAAGCCAGAGAGACCCTCTCGGGAGCGGGATCGAGAAAAAGTTACTCAAAGATCTGTTTCTCCATCACCAGTACCG cTTTCTAGTAACTATATTGCTCAGATTCCCAACGGCCAGCAACTCATGAGCCAGCCACAGCTACATAGGCGCTCTAACTCTTGCAGCAGCATTTCTGTAGCTTCCTGTATTTCGGAATGGGAGCAGAAAATTCCTTCGTACAACACACCTGTCAATGTCACATCTATTGCAAGGCGTAGGCAGCAGGAGCCAGGACAAAGTAAAACTTGTATCGTGTCAGACAGAAGGCGAGGGATGTACTGGACTGAAGGCAGGGAGGTGGTTCCTTCATTCAGAAATGAGATAGAAATAGAAGAGGATCACTGCAGCAGG ttttgcaagCAGAAAGATGTTTGCAAAGTTACAAAGAAACTATGTtct AATGCGCCACCAATTCGTCTGCGACACAGACGATCACGCTCTGCGGGAGACAGATGGGTAGATCATAAGCCTGCCTCTAACCTGCAAACTGAAACAGTCATGCAGCCACATGTCCCTAATGCCATCACTGTATCTGTTGCAAATGAAAAGGCACTAGCTAAGTGTGAGAAGTACATGCTGACCCACCAGGAACTAGCCTCCGATGGGGAGATTGAAACTAAGCTAATTAAG GGTGATGTTTATAAAACAAGGGGTGGTGGACAATCCGTCCAGTTTACTGAAATTGAGACTTTAAAACAAGAATCACCAACTGG tCGAAAACGAAGATCTTCCACAATAGCACCTACCCAACCAGATGGAACAGAGTCTGAATGGACCGATGTAGAAACAAGG TGTTC
- the KIF23 gene encoding kinesin-like protein KIF23 isoform X6: MKPARTKTPRKPPVKKGSQTCLKDPVGVYCRVRPLGLPEQECCIEVINNTTVQLHTPEGYRLNRNGDYKETQYSFKQVFGTHTTQKELFDVVASPLVDDLIHGKNGLLFTYGVTGSGKTHTMTGSPGEGGLLPRCLDMIFNSIGSFQAKRYVFKSNDRNSMDIQCEVDALLERQKREATPNPKTPSSKRQVDPEFADMINVQEFCKAEEVDEDSVYGVFVSYIEIYNNYIYDLLEEVPFDPIKPKPPQSKLLREDKNHNMYVAGCTEVEVKSTEEAFEVFWRGQKKRRIANTHLNRESSRSHSVFNIKLVQAPLDADGDNVLQEKEQITISQLSLVDLAGSERTNRTKAEGNRLREAGNINQSLMTLRTCMEVLRENQTYGTNKMVPYRDSKLTHLFKNYFDGEGKVRLIVCVNPKAEDYEESLQVMRFAEVTQEVEVARPTDKAICGLTPGRRYRNQARGGPVGDEPVVSEVVLQSFPPLPSCEILDVHDEQTLPRLIEALEKRHRLRQMMTDEFNKQCITFKALLQEFDNTVLNKENYIQGKLNEKDKVISGQKLELERLEKKNKTLEYKVEILEKTTTIYEEDKRNLQQELETQNQKLQRQFSDKRRLEARLQGMVTETTMKWEKECERRVAAKQLEMQNKLWVKDEKLKQLKAIVTEPKTEKPERPSRERDREKVTQRSVSPSPVPLSSNYIAQIPNGQQLMSQPQLHRRSNSCSSISVASCISEWEQKIPSYNTPVNVTSIARRRQQEPGQSKTCIVSDRRRGMYWTEGREVVPSFRNEIEIEEDHCSRGDVYKTRGGGQSVQFTEIETLKQESPTGRKRRSSTIAPTQPDGTESEWTDVETRCSVAVEMRAGSQLGPGYQHHAQPKRKKP; encoded by the exons ATGAAGCCAGC GAGGACTAAGACACCCCGGAAACCACCAGTGAAAAAAGGATCCCAAACGTGTCTTAAAGACCCAGTTGGG GTGTACTGTCGGGTACGCCCACTGGGCCTCCCTGAGCAAGAGTGTTGCATAGAAGTGATCAATAATACAACAGTTCAGCTTCATACTCCTGAGGGTTACAGACTCAACCGAAATGGAGACTACAAGGAG ACTCAGTATTCATTTAAACAAGTATTTGGCACTCATACTACCCAAAAGGAGCTCTTTGATGTTGTGGCCAGTCCCTTGGTAGATGACCTCATTCATGGCAAAAATG GTCTCCTTTTTACATACGGTGTGACGGGAAGTGGAAAAACTCACACTATGACTGGTTCTCCAGGGGAAGGAGGACTGCTTCCTCGCTGTTTGGACATGATCTTTAACAGTATAGGGTCATTTCAAGCTAAACGATAT GTTTTTAAATCTAATGATAGGAATAGTATGGATATACAGTGTGAAGTTGATGCTTTATTAGAACGGCagaaaagagaagccacaccCAATCCAAAGACCCCCTCTAGCAA acgACAAGTAGATCCAGAGTTTGCAGATATGATAAATGTACAAGAATTTTGCAAAGCAGAAGAGGTTGATGAAGATAGTGTCTATGGTGTATTTGTTtcttatattgaaatatataataattacatatatGATCTGTTGGAAGAGGTGCCGTTTGATCCCATAAAGCCTAA acCTCCACAATCTAAATTGCTTCGTGAAGATAAGAACCATAACATGTACGTTGCAGGATGTACAGAAGTAGAGGTGAAATCTACTGAGGAGGCTTTTGAAGTTTTCTGGAGAG GCCAGAAAAAGCGACGAATTGCTAACACACATTTGAATCGTGAGTCCAGCCGTTCCCATAGTGTGTTCAACATTAAATTAGTTCAGGCTCCCTTGGATGCAGATGGAGACAATGTCTTACAG gaaaaagaacaaatcacTATTAGCCAGCTGTCCTTGGTAGATCTTGCTGGAAGTGAAAGAACTAACCGGACAAAAGCTGAAGGGAACAGATTACGTGAAGCTG GTAACATTAATCAGTCACTAATGACGCTAAGAACGTGTATGGAGGTCCTGAGAGAGAACCAAACGTATGGAACGAACAAG ATGGTTCCATATCGAGATTCAAAGTTAACCCATCTGTTCAAGAACTACTTTGACGGGGAAGGGAAAGTGCGCCTGATCGTGTGTGTGAATCCAAAAGCTGAAGATTATGAAGAAAGCTTG CAAGTCATGAGATTTGCAGAAGTGACCCAAGAAGTTGAAGTAGCAAGACCAACAGACAAGGCAATATGTGGTTTAACGCCGGGAAGGCGATACAGAAACCAGGCCCGGGGAGGTCCTGTTGGAGATG AACCGGTGGTCTCAGAAGTGGTTTTACAGAGTTTTCCACCTTTGCCATCCTGTGAAATTTTGGATGTCCACGATGAGCAGACTCTTCCCAGGCTGATTGAAGCATTAGAGAAACGACATCGCCTACGACAGATGATGACTGATGAGTTCAACAAACAGT GTATTACTTTTAAAGCTTTGTTACAAGAATTTGACAATactgttttaaataaagaaaactacattcaaggaaaattaaatgaaaaagacaagGTGATCTCAGGACAGAAATTGGAACTAGAACGgctggagaagaaaaacaaaactttagaaTATAAG GTTGAGATTTTAGAGAAAACGACAACTATCTATGAGGAAGATAAGCGCAATCTGCAACAGGAGCTTGAAACCCAGAATCAGAAACTTCAACGACAGTTTTCTGACAAACGCAGACTAGAAGCAAGGCTGCAAGGCATGGTGACAGAAACCACCATGAAGTGGGAGAAAGAATGC GAGCGTCGAGTGGCAGCCAAACAGCTGGAGATGCAAAATAAGCTCTGGGTgaaagatgaaaaactgaaacagCTAAAGGCTATTGTTACCGAACCCAAAACTGAAAAGCCAGAGAGACCCTCTCGGGAGCGGGATCGAGAAAAAGTTACTCAAAGATCTGTTTCTCCATCACCAGTACCG cTTTCTAGTAACTATATTGCTCAGATTCCCAACGGCCAGCAACTCATGAGCCAGCCACAGCTACATAGGCGCTCTAACTCTTGCAGCAGCATTTCTGTAGCTTCCTGTATTTCGGAATGGGAGCAGAAAATTCCTTCGTACAACACACCTGTCAATGTCACATCTATTGCAAGGCGTAGGCAGCAGGAGCCAGGACAAAGTAAAACTTGTATCGTGTCAGACAGAAGGCGAGGGATGTACTGGACTGAAGGCAGGGAGGTGGTTCCTTCATTCAGAAATGAGATAGAAATAGAAGAGGATCACTGCAGCAGG GGTGATGTTTATAAAACAAGGGGTGGTGGACAATCCGTCCAGTTTACTGAAATTGAGACTTTAAAACAAGAATCACCAACTGG tCGAAAACGAAGATCTTCCACAATAGCACCTACCCAACCAGATGGAACAGAGTCTGAATGGACCGATGTAGAAACAAGG TGTTC